The Puntigrus tetrazona isolate hp1 chromosome 3, ASM1883169v1, whole genome shotgun sequence genome contains a region encoding:
- the LOC122330636 gene encoding transmembrane protein 184B-like, giving the protein MALLWRRGVSVSERSGNGSLVGMAPGPGVVTVAPGGHNGSWETPAVAPETPIFLMTPAAQTISGIFTWTALLLTCQQIYMHLRYYNTPNEQRHIVRILFIVPIYAFDSWLSLLFFTNEEYYVYFDTVRDCYEAFVIYNFLSLCYEYLGGESAIMAEIRGKPIQSSCVYGTCCLWGRTYSIGFLRFCKQATLQFCVVKPLMAVITVILQAFGKYRDGDFNAASGYLYVTIIYNVSVSLSLYALFLFYFATRDLLEPYGPMLKFLMVKSVIFLSFWQGMLLAILEKCGAFARVSSPDVSVGEGTVAAGYQNFIICIEMFFAALALRHAFTYKVYMDKRLDVQGCVPIYGQYGRCAPMSISSSLKETMNPGDMLQDAIHNFSPAYQQYTQQSRSEPLSRSNSCSNEKTLLLSSDDEF; this is encoded by the exons ATGGCTCTGCTGTGGAGGAGGGGCGTGTCCGTATCCGAGCGCTCGGGGAACGGCTCTCTGGTTGGCATGGCGCCAGGGCCCGGGGTCGTTACGGTGGCCCCTGGGGGTCACAACGGGTCGTGGGAGACGCCGGCGGTGGCCCCCGAGACGCCCATCTTCCTCATGACCCCCGCCGCTCAAACCATCTCCGGGATCTTCACCTGGACGGCTCTGCTGCTCACCTGCCAACAG ATCTACATGCACTTGCGCTACTACAACACTCCCAACGAGCAGCGGCACATCGTGCGCATCCTCTTCATCGTCCCCATCTACGCCTTCGACTCGTGGCTCAGCCTGCTGTTCTTCACTAACGAGGAGTACTACGTTTACTTCGACACCGTCCGCGACTGCTACGAAG CGTTCGTCATCTATAACTTCTTGAGCTTGTGTTACGAGTATCTGGGAGGAGAGAGCGCCATCATGGCCGAGATCAGAGGAAAACCCATCCA gtCCAGTTGTGTTTACGGCACTTGTTGTCTGTGGGGCAGAACGTACTCCATTGGCTTTCTGCGCTTCTGCAAACAG GCGACGCTGCAGTTCTGTGTGGTGAAACCTCTGATGGCCGTGATCACCGTCATCCTACAGGCCTTCGGGAAATACAGAGACGGAGACTTCAA TGCGGCCAGTGGTTATTTATACGTGACCATCATCTATAACGTCTCggtcagtctctctctctacgctctcttcctcttctaCTTCGCCACCCGGGATCTTCTGGAGCCGTACGGCCCCATGCTGAAGTTCCTCATGGTCAAATCCGTCATCTTCCTCTCCTTCTGGCAGG GGATGCTGCTGGCGATCCTGGAGAAATGCGGCGCGTTCGCCCGAGTCAGCTCTCCTGACGTCAGCGTGGGGGAGGGGACTGTTGCCGCCGGTTACCAGAACTTCATCATCTGCATCGAGATGTTCTTCGCCGCTCTGGCGCTCAGACACGCGTTCACCTACAAGGTCTACATGGACAAGAGACTGGACGTTCAGG gttGTGTTCCCATCTATGGCCAGTACG GTCGCTGTGCTCCCATGAGCATCTCCAGCAGTCTGAAGGAGACGATGAATCCGGGCGACATGCTGCAGGACGCCATCCATAACTTCTCTCCGGCGTACCAGCAGTACACCCAGCAGAGCCGCTCGGAGCCGCTGAGCCGCTCCAACAGCTGCAGCAACGAGAAAACCCTGCTGCTCAGCTCCGACGACGAGTTCTGA
- the tnrc6bb.1 gene encoding LOW QUALITY PROTEIN: trinucleotide repeat-containing gene 6B protein (The sequence of the model RefSeq protein was modified relative to this genomic sequence to represent the inferred CDS: inserted 1 base in 1 codon), translating to MEDSHFKTGDSSHQEDTEDSTKELGSSPSATSIDTLTCASFRLGPAETTSPCPVVGGLPDPPEGGNNAKWTAVANGQPPSAVSQRYMPREVPPRFRNQQEPKVLLKRGQPPLSCMLLGGGNGGDPAPQLPLQEQADASDPTVDSVSLHLSSDTSATPTYANYTWGLSSGRQPSTQGMDKDNSDVEKWPRPEDSWSSDQTPHSARSGMDESDGLRADSSSQISEYAEASAVGGASSQSENKESTKGVNQHFNSKVSVVSGDQEDTQSLKPNSNPEDPDEANHTASKETSPKPLSPAIAVYQTLCKNEERITGDWAELQAGPNRDGDGGGSSVELRDTGKDAVEKRIDAVGGSSREGTGISQGVWDGDTVGSNKQAATGWTSDLAVGASKEDVRGISEVNTDSLQNSSLFANSVASGDDNQKAADDWDESEEESTGRESNEDGMHAPNLVQSPSRSEALPPEEALQSMINHTNLDPKVLCNTGWGKTQIKQNVAWDFEGNSGNVGWDVEVHTDRSKEGWRDAGDLSSSKMQKQEVGQVGRAQGWSSHGDTSIGVGGKGSGWGEDQEVEETCKREGTGWNQGGGSEWTPLPESGGWNEERDSERKNPDEGLWGSLEESGQRSGGWGGNSVKPNQGWGEKLLPSQIPNKQAALKTQNQKPQQQSQTQQQMPGYPKALQERGRPGDTDDQSKGSGWTCGPMPQVPSVVEPSGWEEPSPQSISRRMEIDDGTSAWGDPSRYNSRAVNLWDKNSPQDQQQMSGRQAGALSKNSVPATWARSSGPSDPSVESSTSTWGKSFDGWGDSNEPGKGGGWGNSHSHSAKSGSKSMQEGWADDGSNVSRHASWEEEDSGTGVWGGRGSQSMTYNSGGWGQGQGARRLNAKSPLKGNSGESWASPVNRQFSNMSVTDEDSSMGHDGRHDRRGMNDGEMRRGGRTGGAFRSQPSKEMPCGDTGPYLDKVGGHGMFGGGGIPPLRGMHQAGVHPLNPSPGIRAQVPHQFLPPQVPGPMLKPMAPPSGGMFPPQLSPQHIAMLGGIHPHMQQFQLACQLLLQQQQQQQFLNQRKFPPPVRQQHDPQQLARIMAILQQQQGVGGPKLSPPPMGGQVPKHPDTHLHPLGMNAHKQPDGPVHAAMGGSELHSKAAFTGPVKQAGGSSFSQYDVLGGSWHRSAGGKVDASPANSTWPPEFQPGVPWKGVQSPEPEPDPYMSPAGMLGSSVLSDTEHHLLQDNTGSNSLNTCMPSPGAWPYSASETPLTAHGTAKYSELKSSWPPEPIGHGKSWRTNRNTSHLPRPPPGLSSQKQPWSGEGPWMPRTWGGGASGPESPFKTEWSDGGASAGKSWLLLRNLTPQIDGSTLKTICLQHGPLLTFHLGLTQGSALIRYCSPHEAAKAQSALHMCVLGNTTILAEFMSEEDVVRYFTHSQAAGFAGSPEGSPGSDPVQREGERPVGPGADGDTAVGWQGLDVTPGSAVEAPGLALFSQWSNSAXGGGKGVWGGGVALGYHGSLWSAPQLEDSTAGLLPGNLLGGGTDSL from the exons GGAGCAAGCTGATGCCTCAG ATCCAACAGTAGATTCTGTTTCTCTGCACTTATCGTCAGACACCTCTGCCACTCCCACTTATGCAAATTACACATGGGGGTTGAGCTCAGGACGTCAACCCTCCACTCAGGGAATGGACAAAGACAATTCTGATGTAGAGAAATGGCCAAGACCGGAAGACTCATGGAGTAGTGATCAGACCCCACATTCTGCTAGGTCAGGGATGGATGAGTCTGATGGCCTAAGAGCAGACAGTTCTTCTCAAATCTCTGAATATGCAGAAGCCAGTGCGGTAGGAGGTGCATCTTCACAGTCTGAGAATAAGGAATCCACAAAAGGAGTCAATCAGCACTTCAATTCCAAGGTGTCTGTGGTTTCTGGAGACCAGGAGGACACTCAAAGTCTAAAACCAAATTCCAACCCTGAAGACCCTGATGAAGCAAACCACACTGCTTCTAAAGAAACTTCTCCCAAACCCTTGAGTCCAGCCATTGCAGTGTACCAGACACTCTGCAAGAACGAGGAGCGCATTACAGGGGATTGGGCTGAGCTTCAGGCTGGACCAAATCGTGATGGAGATGGTGGAGGCTCCAGTGTGGAATTACGGGATACAGGAAAAGATGCTGTTGAGAAGAGAATTGATGCAGTAGGTGGAAGTTCAAGAGAAGGCACTGGCATCTCTCAGGGAGTGTGGGATGGAGACACGGTAGGTTCAAACAAACAGGCAGCTACAGGGTGGACCTCAGACTTAGCAGTTGGAGCATCAAAAGAGGATGTGAGAGGGATCTCTGAGGTGAACACAGATAGTTTACAGAACTCTTCATTGTTTGCAAATAGCGTGGCATCAGGAGATGACAATCAGAAAGCAGCTGATGATTGGGATGAGTCTGAGGAAGAATCTACTGGTAGAGAAAGCAACGAGGATGGGATGCACGCCCCAAATCTGGTCCAAAGCCCCTCCAGAAGTGAGGCCCTCCCCCCAGAAGAAGCCTTACAGAGCATGATCAATCACACTAACCTGGATCCTAAAGTGCTGTGCAACACAGGATGGGGAAAGACTCAGATCAAGCAGAATGTTGCCTGGGATTTTGAGGGCAACAGTGGGAATGTTGGCTGGGATGTAGAAGTGCACACCGACCGCAGTAAGGAGGGCTGGCGGGATGCTGGTGATCTTTCCAGCTCTAAAATGCAGAAGCAGGAGGTTGGCCAGGTTGGTAGAGCTCAAGGGTGGTCCAGCCATGGAGACACAAGCATTGGAGTTGGTGGCAAAGGGAGTGGCTGGGGAGAAGATCAGGAGGTTGAAGAAACTTGCAAGAGAGAAGGGACGGGGTGGAACCAGGGTGGTGGAAGTGAGTGGACTCCGTTACCTGAGAGTGGAGGCTGgaatgaagagagagacagcgagcGCAAGAATCCGGATGAAGGATTATGGGGTAGCTTGGAAGAGTCGGGACAGCGGAGTGGTGGCTGGGGTGGCAACAGTGTCAAACCGAACCAGGGATGGGGCGAGAAGCTTCTTCCATCACAGATACCAAACAAACAAGCAGCACTTAAAACCCAAAATCAAAAACCGCAGCAGCAATCGCAAACTCAGCAGCAAATGCCGGGATATCCAAAGGCCTTGCAGGAACGGGGTCGTCCAGGAGACACAGATGACCAGAGTAAAGGGTCTGGCTGGACCTGTGGGCCTATGCCTCAGGTGCCTTCAGTTGTAGAGCCTAGTGGATGGGAGGAACCCTCGCCACAGTCCATCAGCCGGAGAATGGAAATTGACGATGGCACATCTGCATGGGGCGATCCGTCGCGTTACAACAGCAGGGCCGTCAATCTGTGGGATAAGAACAGCCCACAAGACCAACAGCAGATGTCTGGAAGACAGGCTGGAGCTCTATCTAAAAACTCTG TGCCTGCGACATGGGCACGCAGCAGTGGTCCCTCTGATCCTTCCGTGGAGAGCAGTACATCTACTTGGGGGAAGTCGTTTGATGGCTGGGGTGATTCCAATGAACCAGGGAAAGGAGGAGGATGGGGAAACTCACATTCCCATTCTGCTAAATCTG GATCAAAGTCTATGCAAGAGGGGTGGGCTGACGATGGTTCGAATGTATCTCGACACGCCAGCTGGGAGGAAGAGGACAGTGGCACTGGTGTTTGGGGTGGTCGGGGATCTCAAAGCATGACATACAACTCCGGGGGCTGGGGGCAAGGCCAGGGAGCTAGGAGACTCAACGCTAAG AGCCCTCTTAAAGGTAATAGTGGGGAATCGTGGGCATCTCCTGTGAATCGGCAGTTCTCAAACATGAGCGTTACG GATGAAGACTCCAGTATGGGCCATGATGGTAGGCACGACAGGAGAGGAATGAATGATGGTGAGATGCGGAGAGGTGGCAGGACTGGGGGAGCTTTCCGCTCACAGCCTTCCAAAGAGATGCCATGCGGGGATACCGGACCTTACCTGGACAAG gttgGAGGTCATGGAATGTTTGGCGGTGGTGGGATTCCTCCACTGAGAGGGATGCATCAGGCTGGCGTGCACCCCTTAAACCCTTCCCCTGGGATACGAGCACAAGTGCCTCACCAGTTCCTGCCTCCTCAG GTTCCTGGGCCGATGCTAAAGCCAATGGCGCCCCCTAGTGGAGGCATGTTCCCTCCACAGCTTTCCCCCCAACACATCGCCATGCTCGGTGGCATTCATCCACACATGCAACAGTTCCAGCTA GCCTGTCAGCTTCTAttgcaacaacagcagcagcagcagttccTGAATCAGAGGAAGTTTCCTCCTCCTGTAAGACAACAGCATGACCCACAGCAG TTGGCGCGGATCATGGCAatcctgcagcagcagcagggtGTTGGGGGGCCTAAACTCTCACCTCCACCCATGGGAGGACAAGTTCCCAAACACCCGGACACTCATCTCCATCCGCTGGGCATGAATGCCCACAAACAGCCTGATGGACCAGTGCATGCAGCCATGGGAGGATCTGAGCTGCACAGCAAAGCTGCTTTCACAG gGCCGGTGAAGCAGGCTGGCGGCTCCTCTTTCTCTCAGTATGATGTGCTGGGCGGCAGCTGGCACAGAAGTGCAGGTGGGAAGGTCGATGCGTCTCCTGCCAACTCCACCTGGCCTCCGG AGTTTCAGCCGGGTGTCCCGTGGAAGGGCGTCCAGAGCCCTGAGCCCGAGCCTGACCCCTACATGAGCCCTGCGGGAATGCTGGGATCCTCTGTGCTCAGTGATACCGAACATCATCTGCTGCAGGACAACACAG GGTCGAACTCTCTGAACACCTGTATGCCTTCACCTGGTGCCTGGCCGTACAGTGCCTCAGAAACGCCCCTCACTGCACACGGCACCG CTAAATACTCCGAGCTGAAGTCCAGTTGGCCGCCGGAGCCCATTGGACACGGCAAATCATGGCGGACCAATCGGAACACTTCTCACCTGCCCCGCCCCCCTCCGGGTCTGTCCAGTCAGAAGCAGCCATGGTCGGGGGAGGGGCCTTGGATGCCCAGGACATGGGGGGGTGGAGCCAGCGGCCCAGAGTCGCCCTTTAAAACAG AGTGGAGCGATGGAGGAGCTTCCGCGGGGAAGTCATGGCTGTTACTGCGAAACCTCACACCACag ATCGACGGCTCGACCCTGAAAACGATCTGCCTGCAGCACGGCCCTCTGCTGACCTTTCACCTCGGCCTGACGCAGGGCAGCGCTCTGATCCGCTACTGCAGCCCTCACGAAGCCGCCAAAGCCCAGAGCGCCCTACACAT GTGTGTTCTGGGAAACACCACCATCCTGGCCGAGTTCATGAGTGAGGAGGACGTCGTCCGTTACTTTACACATTCCCAAGCGGCAGGTTTCGCGGGGTCGCCTGAGGGCTCGCCCGGCTCTGACCCCGTCCAGCGAGAGGGCGAGCGGCCCGTGGGCCCCGGGGCGGATGGAGACACAGCGGTGGGCTGGCAGGGGCTGGACGTGACGCCTGGCTCCGCCGTGGAAGCGCCGGGGCTCGCCCTGTTCAGCCAGTGGAGCAACAGCG GGGGGGGCGGGAAAGGGGTCTGGGGAGGGGGCGTGGCTCTCGGTTACCATGGCAGCCTATGGAGCGCACCTCAGTTGGAGGACAGCACAGCCGGGTTGTTGCCAGGCAACCTGCTCGGAGGCGGGACAGACAGTCTGTGA